A genomic segment from Luteibacter aegosomatis encodes:
- a CDS encoding GH92 family glycosyl hydrolase, whose protein sequence is MSALAPGAAFAAGRRFASSFEANDPKPLAAKVDGLELGVVGGPPANVVLTAKADVGFTGMHSLRYAGTSSGNAVDAKVFDVDLKVADGMQLSWLVFPRSNKDDLTNPANYVTVDLVFDDGSRLSSLGVRDQHGVPVTAKGQGEGRVLYPDQWNYVSVDLSAAKGRRVRAIEVSAAAPAGKAFEGWLDDVRIDKAPASPGNRPTDHVDTRRGSNANASYSRGNNFPAVAMPHGFNFWTPTTNAGSNWIYQYQARNGDDNRPRIEAFALSHEPSPWMGDRQTFQVMPAQVDAGAPPLKRETRALSFVHDNEIAHPDYYRVRFDNGIVTEMTPTDHAAMFRFTFTGKRAQLVFDNLNGNASVTLDPQGRSIQGWSDVKSGLSTGATRMFFYATFDRPVAESGRLTGEKRDAASAWFGFDTKGGRDKVVTMRIATSLIGIDQAKANLGQEIADADTFDSVRERARKAWDDRLGIAKVEGATPDELTILYSNLYRLFLYPNEAYENTGTKDAPRYQYASPFSAPVGKDTDTHTGARIVDGKPYVNNGFWDTYRTAWPAYALLTANEAGRMIDGFVQQYRDAGWVARWSSPGYADLMVGTSSDVAFADAWLKGVRNFDVSSFYLSAIRNAATVSDIKGTGRKGIERSIFNGYTDDKVEEGLSWSMDGYINDFAIGNLAQALAKDKPAGDGYANYADDAQWYRSRAVGYVNLFDPEVKFFVARDPAGKWRWTAKEFSPFRWGGDYTENAGWSMAFHAPQDGAGLASLYGGRAGLAKKLDEYFNAPGKFEVGDYGGVIHEMLEARDVRMGQYSHSNQPAHHIIWMYDQAGQPWKTQDKLRDAVSRLYVGSEIGQGYPGDEDNGEMSAWWIFGAAGFYPLRMGTPEYVIGAPHFPHMTLTLDNGKVIDIRAPGVSDTNRYVQSLKVNGQPWNRLVLPHEVLAQGATLEFTMGPSPSTWGTGADAMPASITAEGAMPSPLRDVLREADLRAAGGKKVSLAAAVDNDSSTELALPPVVVDNLKTPATVAMYTITSPAKADEAPKGWKLEGSADGKKWTVLDERHGESFPWNRQTRAFAVKTPAAYGHYRLTFEGPAKVAELELLAR, encoded by the coding sequence ATGTCCGCGCTGGCGCCGGGAGCCGCGTTCGCGGCCGGCCGGCGCTTTGCCTCCTCGTTCGAGGCCAACGATCCCAAGCCGTTGGCGGCCAAGGTCGACGGGCTCGAACTGGGCGTGGTGGGCGGACCGCCGGCCAACGTCGTGTTGACGGCGAAGGCGGACGTCGGCTTCACCGGCATGCATTCGCTGCGTTACGCCGGCACCTCGTCGGGCAACGCGGTCGACGCGAAAGTCTTCGACGTCGACCTCAAGGTGGCCGACGGCATGCAGCTGTCGTGGCTGGTCTTTCCCCGCTCCAACAAGGATGACCTGACCAATCCCGCCAATTACGTGACCGTCGACCTCGTCTTCGACGACGGCTCGCGCCTGTCGTCGCTCGGCGTACGCGACCAGCACGGCGTACCGGTCACGGCGAAGGGGCAGGGCGAGGGCCGGGTGCTGTATCCCGACCAGTGGAACTACGTGAGCGTGGACCTTTCCGCCGCCAAGGGCCGCCGCGTGCGCGCCATCGAGGTGAGCGCGGCCGCGCCCGCGGGCAAGGCCTTCGAAGGCTGGCTCGACGACGTGCGCATCGACAAGGCCCCCGCGTCGCCCGGCAATCGACCCACCGACCACGTGGACACGCGCCGCGGCTCGAACGCCAACGCGTCGTACTCGCGCGGCAACAACTTCCCCGCGGTGGCGATGCCGCACGGCTTCAATTTCTGGACGCCGACCACCAACGCCGGCTCGAACTGGATCTACCAGTACCAGGCCCGCAACGGCGACGACAACCGTCCGCGTATCGAGGCGTTCGCGCTGTCGCACGAGCCCAGCCCGTGGATGGGCGATCGCCAGACCTTCCAGGTGATGCCCGCCCAGGTCGACGCCGGCGCGCCGCCGCTCAAGCGCGAGACGCGTGCGTTGTCGTTCGTCCACGACAACGAGATCGCGCACCCGGATTATTACCGCGTGCGTTTCGACAACGGCATCGTCACCGAGATGACGCCGACCGACCACGCGGCGATGTTCCGCTTCACCTTCACCGGCAAGCGAGCGCAGCTGGTGTTCGACAACCTCAACGGGAACGCCTCGGTGACGCTCGATCCGCAGGGACGCAGCATCCAGGGCTGGTCCGACGTGAAGAGCGGCCTTTCCACCGGCGCCACGCGGATGTTCTTCTACGCCACCTTCGACCGTCCCGTGGCGGAGAGCGGCCGCCTCACGGGCGAAAAGCGCGACGCGGCCTCGGCCTGGTTCGGCTTCGACACGAAGGGTGGCCGCGACAAGGTGGTGACGATGCGTATCGCCACGTCGCTGATCGGCATCGACCAGGCCAAGGCCAACCTCGGCCAGGAAATCGCCGATGCCGACACCTTCGACAGCGTGCGCGAGCGCGCACGCAAGGCCTGGGACGACCGCCTGGGCATCGCCAAGGTCGAGGGTGCGACGCCCGACGAGCTGACCATCCTGTATTCCAACCTGTATCGCCTGTTCCTGTATCCCAACGAGGCCTACGAGAACACGGGTACCAAGGATGCGCCGCGATACCAGTACGCCAGCCCGTTCTCCGCGCCGGTGGGCAAGGACACCGACACGCACACGGGCGCGCGCATCGTCGACGGCAAGCCTTACGTGAACAACGGATTCTGGGACACCTACCGTACCGCGTGGCCGGCCTATGCGCTGCTCACGGCGAACGAGGCGGGCCGGATGATCGACGGCTTCGTGCAGCAGTACCGCGACGCCGGTTGGGTCGCGCGCTGGTCGTCGCCGGGCTACGCCGACCTGATGGTGGGCACCAGCTCCGACGTGGCTTTCGCCGATGCCTGGCTCAAGGGCGTGCGCAACTTCGACGTCTCGTCGTTCTACCTGTCGGCCATCCGCAACGCGGCGACGGTGAGCGACATCAAGGGCACCGGTCGCAAGGGCATCGAGCGTTCGATCTTCAACGGCTACACCGACGACAAGGTCGAAGAGGGCCTGTCGTGGTCGATGGACGGCTACATCAACGACTTCGCCATCGGCAACCTCGCCCAGGCGCTCGCGAAGGACAAGCCCGCCGGCGACGGTTACGCGAACTACGCCGACGACGCGCAGTGGTACCGCTCGCGCGCCGTGGGCTACGTCAACCTGTTCGATCCGGAGGTGAAGTTCTTCGTGGCTCGCGACCCGGCGGGCAAGTGGCGTTGGACCGCGAAGGAATTCAGCCCCTTCCGTTGGGGCGGCGACTACACCGAGAACGCCGGCTGGAGCATGGCCTTCCACGCGCCGCAGGACGGCGCGGGCCTGGCCTCGCTCTACGGCGGCCGCGCGGGGCTGGCGAAGAAACTCGACGAGTATTTCAACGCGCCCGGCAAGTTCGAGGTGGGCGACTACGGTGGCGTGATCCACGAAATGCTCGAGGCGCGCGACGTGCGCATGGGCCAGTACAGCCACTCCAACCAGCCGGCGCACCACATCATCTGGATGTACGACCAGGCCGGTCAGCCGTGGAAGACGCAGGACAAGCTGCGCGACGCGGTGTCCCGTCTCTACGTGGGCAGCGAGATCGGCCAGGGCTACCCGGGCGACGAAGACAACGGCGAGATGTCGGCGTGGTGGATCTTCGGTGCCGCGGGATTCTATCCCCTGCGCATGGGTACGCCGGAATACGTGATCGGCGCGCCGCATTTCCCGCACATGACGCTGACGCTCGATAACGGCAAGGTCATCGACATCCGCGCGCCGGGCGTCAGCGACACCAACCGTTACGTGCAGTCGCTCAAGGTCAACGGCCAGCCGTGGAACCGCCTGGTGCTTCCGCACGAGGTGCTGGCCCAGGGCGCGACGCTGGAGTTCACCATGGGCCCGTCGCCGTCGACGTGGGGTACCGGCGCCGACGCCATGCCCGCCTCGATCACCGCCGAGGGGGCGATGCCGTCGCCGCTGCGCGACGTGCTGCGCGAGGCCGACCTGCGCGCGGCGGGCGGCAAGAAGGTTTCGCTGGCCGCGGCCGTCGACAACGACTCGTCCACGGAATTGGCCCTGCCGCCCGTGGTCGTCGACAACCTCAAGACGCCCGCCACGGTGGCGATGTACACCATCACGTCGCCGGCGAAGGCCGACGAGGCACCGAAGGGCTGGAAGCTGGAAGGCTCCGCCGATGGCAAGAAGTGGACGGTGCTGGACGAGCGCCACGGCGAATCGTTCCCGTGGAACCGGCAGACCCGCGCGTTCGCCGTGAAGACGCCCGCGGCTTACGGCCACTACCGCCTGACCTTCGAAGGCCCGGCCAAGGTCGCCGAACTGGAGCTGTTGGCGCGCTGA
- a CDS encoding MotA/TolQ/ExbB proton channel family protein produces the protein MAGGWALLPILICSLVALAIVFERFWALRRAAVLPPGLGAEVREWARSAKLDAAHLEALRNGSPLGELFAGALAVRDRPRDIIKERIEDTGRHVVHRMERYLNTLGTIALIGPLLGLLGTVVGLIRMFLSVMAGGIGDPTRMAGGIGEALICTAFGLVVSIPAYVLHRYFRSKVGGYVVQMEKEATALLDDLSAPRTAAPRRRAAGAPEAAASQAG, from the coding sequence ATGGCTGGCGGCTGGGCATTGCTGCCGATCCTGATTTGTTCCCTCGTGGCGCTCGCCATCGTGTTCGAGCGTTTCTGGGCGCTGCGCCGCGCCGCCGTGCTGCCGCCGGGCCTCGGCGCCGAGGTGCGCGAATGGGCGCGCTCGGCCAAGCTCGACGCCGCCCACCTGGAGGCCCTGCGCAACGGCTCGCCCCTGGGCGAACTGTTCGCCGGCGCCCTGGCCGTGCGCGATCGTCCCCGCGACATCATCAAGGAGCGCATCGAGGACACCGGCCGCCATGTGGTGCACCGCATGGAGCGCTACCTCAACACGCTGGGCACCATCGCGCTCATCGGCCCGCTGCTCGGCCTTCTCGGCACCGTGGTCGGCCTCATCCGCATGTTCCTCAGCGTCATGGCCGGCGGCATCGGCGATCCCACCCGGATGGCCGGCGGCATCGGCGAGGCGCTGATCTGCACCGCGTTCGGCCTGGTCGTGTCCATCCCGGCCTACGTGCTGCACCGCTACTTCCGCTCGAAGGTCGGCGGCTACGTGGTGCAGATGGAAAAAGAGGCCACCGCGCTGCTCGACGACCTATCGGCCCCACGCACCGCCGCGCCGCGCCGCCGTGCCGCCGGCGCGCCGGAAGCCGCGGCTTCGCAGGCCGGCTGA
- a CDS encoding ExbD/TolR family protein: MRIGSRREDDFEINVISLIDVLLTLLMFFVLSTTFIEHSRLKVDLPKADAEARDATDNALTVMIDRDGHYAVGSDEVPGEGIDPLKATLERVAGTDRNRVVVIRADANTAHQNVVRAMDAVGQLGFTHLSIATTPSEAAGR; the protein is encoded by the coding sequence ATGCGCATCGGTTCCCGTCGTGAAGACGATTTCGAGATCAACGTGATCTCGCTGATCGACGTGCTGCTCACGCTGCTGATGTTCTTCGTGCTGAGCACCACGTTCATCGAGCACTCGCGCCTGAAGGTCGACCTGCCCAAGGCCGACGCGGAGGCGCGCGACGCCACCGACAACGCGCTCACCGTCATGATCGACCGCGACGGGCATTACGCCGTGGGCAGCGACGAAGTGCCGGGCGAAGGCATCGACCCGCTCAAGGCCACGCTCGAGCGCGTGGCCGGCACCGACCGCAACCGCGTGGTGGTGATTCGCGCCGATGCCAACACGGCGCACCAGAACGTGGTGCGCGCGATGGACGCCGTCGGCCAGCTCGGCTTCACCCACCTGTCGATCGCCACGACGCCGAGCGAGGCCGCGGGCCGGTGA
- the msbA gene encoding lipid A export permease/ATP-binding protein MsbA — translation MAGYVAIIGMIVDPICLSVFTGSLKPMIDNLFVDKNPHTIFWMPIWIVGIFLVRGVASYITDYGIAYVGRNVVQAMRIDVFAAYLRLPSAFFAREPSGQQISRITYTSEQVASASADSLKVAITEGFTVIGMLAVMLYYSPYLTMALLVLVPCVVAIVTVISRRYRKISKRIQGNMGTVTSAVEEAVAANREVRIYGGQGREAERFGEVAERQRRLNLKVSATSAASSATIQTVGAMALAMLVFLATRPDILDTISPGIFTAVLTAMGAMMPSLKRLAGIQASLQKGVTAAEDLFEIMDQPPEIDTGTEVLDRTKGGIRFEDIHLVYERNRHVALRGVTLDCAPGTVTALVGRSGSGKSSLVSLLPRFYEPSDGRILIDGRDYTQYTLASLRKQIAWVGQHVVLFDDTVAANIAYGEMAGASEADIVAAARAANAMEFIERLPDGLQTPIGQGGNSLSGGQRQRIAIARAILKNAPILVLDEATSALDTESERLIQDALTRLMRDRTTLVIAHRLSTIEHADQIAVMEQGKVIELGTHRELIDKGGQYAALHRMQFHEQDAGA, via the coding sequence ATGGCCGGCTACGTCGCCATCATCGGCATGATCGTCGATCCGATCTGCCTGTCCGTCTTCACCGGCTCGCTGAAGCCGATGATCGACAACCTGTTCGTCGACAAGAACCCACACACGATCTTCTGGATGCCGATCTGGATCGTGGGCATCTTCCTCGTGCGTGGCGTGGCGTCGTACATCACCGATTACGGCATCGCCTACGTGGGCCGCAACGTGGTGCAGGCCATGCGCATCGACGTGTTCGCGGCCTACCTGCGCCTGCCATCGGCGTTCTTCGCCCGCGAGCCCTCGGGCCAGCAGATCTCCCGCATCACCTACACCAGCGAACAGGTGGCCTCGGCCTCCGCCGATTCGCTGAAGGTGGCCATCACCGAAGGCTTCACCGTCATCGGCATGCTCGCGGTGATGCTTTATTACAGCCCGTATCTCACCATGGCGCTGCTGGTGCTGGTGCCGTGCGTGGTGGCCATCGTCACCGTCATCAGCCGCCGCTACCGCAAGATCAGCAAGCGCATCCAGGGCAACATGGGCACCGTCACCAGCGCGGTGGAGGAAGCCGTGGCGGCGAACCGCGAGGTTCGCATCTATGGCGGCCAGGGACGCGAGGCGGAGCGCTTCGGCGAGGTCGCCGAGCGCCAGCGCCGCCTCAACCTCAAGGTATCCGCCACCAGCGCGGCGTCCAGCGCCACCATCCAGACGGTCGGCGCCATGGCCCTGGCCATGCTGGTGTTCCTGGCCACGCGGCCGGACATCCTCGACACGATTTCCCCGGGTATCTTCACGGCCGTGCTCACCGCGATGGGCGCGATGATGCCGTCGTTGAAGCGGCTCGCCGGCATCCAGGCCAGCCTGCAGAAGGGCGTCACGGCTGCCGAAGACCTCTTCGAGATCATGGACCAGCCGCCGGAAATCGATACCGGCACCGAAGTGCTCGATCGCACGAAGGGCGGCATTCGCTTCGAGGACATCCATCTCGTCTACGAGCGCAACCGTCACGTCGCGCTGCGCGGCGTCACGCTGGACTGCGCGCCGGGCACCGTCACCGCGCTGGTCGGTCGCTCGGGCAGCGGCAAGTCGAGCCTCGTGAGCCTGCTGCCGCGTTTCTACGAGCCCAGCGACGGCCGCATCCTCATCGACGGGCGCGACTACACCCAGTACACGCTGGCCTCGCTGCGCAAGCAGATCGCCTGGGTAGGCCAGCACGTGGTGCTGTTCGACGACACCGTGGCCGCGAACATCGCCTACGGCGAGATGGCGGGCGCCAGCGAGGCCGATATCGTGGCGGCGGCAAGGGCCGCCAACGCCATGGAATTCATCGAGCGCCTGCCGGACGGGCTGCAAACGCCGATCGGGCAGGGCGGCAACTCGTTGTCCGGTGGCCAGCGACAGCGCATCGCCATCGCGCGCGCCATCCTCAAGAACGCGCCCATCCTCGTGCTCGACGAGGCCACCAGCGCCCTCGACACCGAATCCGAGCGTCTCATCCAGGATGCGCTCACGCGGCTCATGCGCGACCGCACCACGCTGGTGATCGCGCATCGCCTGTCCACCATCGAGCATGCCGACCAGATCGCCGTGATGGAGCAGGGCAAGGTCATCGAACTGGGCACGCACCGCGAGTTGATCGACAAGGGCGGCCAATACGCGGCGCTGCATCGCATGCAGTTCCACGAGCAAGACGCGGGCGCCTGA
- the lpxK gene encoding tetraacyldisaccharide 4'-kinase: MALGASLQKRWYGGGSPPLWARPLEALYGRVVEHRAKAFRDDPSQVVRLPVPVVVVGNITVGGTGKTPLIVALARAMAARGFRPGVVSRGYGGTERGPHLLTDEDDPARVGDEPSLIRQGGVPVAIGRDRPEAARLLIDAGCDLVLADDGLQHHRLGRDVEICVIDGERRLGNGRLLPAGPLREPASRLADVDFVVVNGGMPKPGEIPMTLEGGMAVNMDDPTLIAPLSDFAGRPAHAVAGIGNPARFFASLASHGIAVDGHPFADHHAFTRDDFTFADGCPVLMTDKDAVKCRAFARANWWRVPVRAIVPAAFFDAVAERARLARMPGQAA; this comes from the coding sequence GTGGCCCTCGGCGCCTCCCTGCAGAAGCGCTGGTACGGCGGCGGCTCGCCGCCCCTTTGGGCCCGTCCGCTGGAAGCGCTCTACGGCCGCGTGGTCGAGCACCGCGCGAAGGCGTTCCGCGACGATCCCTCGCAGGTGGTGCGCTTGCCCGTGCCCGTCGTGGTGGTCGGCAACATCACCGTCGGCGGCACCGGCAAGACGCCCCTGATCGTGGCCTTGGCGCGAGCCATGGCCGCGCGGGGATTCCGGCCCGGCGTGGTGAGCCGTGGTTATGGCGGCACGGAGCGTGGGCCCCATCTGCTCACCGACGAAGACGATCCCGCCCGCGTGGGCGATGAGCCCAGCCTGATCCGGCAGGGCGGCGTGCCCGTTGCCATCGGAAGGGATCGTCCCGAAGCGGCACGCCTGCTCATCGATGCCGGCTGCGACCTCGTGCTGGCCGACGACGGCCTGCAACACCATCGGCTCGGTCGCGACGTGGAGATCTGCGTCATCGACGGCGAGCGCCGCCTCGGCAACGGTCGCCTGCTACCCGCCGGACCCTTGCGCGAACCGGCCTCGCGGCTCGCCGACGTCGATTTCGTCGTGGTCAACGGCGGCATGCCCAAGCCTGGCGAAATCCCGATGACGCTGGAGGGCGGCATGGCGGTGAACATGGACGATCCGACGCTCATCGCGCCCTTGTCGGATTTCGCCGGTCGCCCCGCGCACGCGGTGGCGGGTATCGGCAACCCGGCACGCTTCTTCGCGAGCCTCGCCTCCCACGGCATTGCCGTCGATGGCCATCCCTTCGCCGACCATCACGCCTTCACCCGCGACGATTTCACCTTCGCCGACGGGTGCCCGGTACTCATGACCGATAAGGATGCGGTGAAGTGTCGTGCCTTCGCCAGGGCGAACTGGTGGCGCGTACCGGTACGCGCCATCGTGCCTGCCGCGTTTTTCGATGCGGTGGCCGAACGCGCTCGCCTGGCCCGGATGCCTGGCCAGGCGGCGTAG
- a CDS encoding glycine zipper 2TM domain-containing protein, translating to MNIKTVLGIPMAALLATAVVAPASAAVLTRPDGIYVRCDQCGTVQSIEHNVVQGRDHGTAGAVIGAIAGGVLGNQVGRGNGRKLATVAGAVGGGFAGNAVGKGGGSESYTLRLKMGTGGYTNVQVKDASAIREGDIVVVDEQGNVSRVQ from the coding sequence ATGAACATCAAGACCGTCCTCGGCATCCCCATGGCCGCCCTGCTCGCCACCGCGGTCGTCGCCCCGGCGTCGGCCGCCGTGCTCACGCGCCCCGACGGCATCTACGTGCGCTGCGACCAGTGCGGCACGGTGCAGAGCATCGAGCACAACGTGGTCCAGGGTCGCGACCACGGCACCGCCGGCGCGGTGATCGGCGCCATCGCCGGCGGCGTGCTCGGCAATCAGGTGGGCCGCGGCAACGGTCGCAAGCTCGCCACCGTGGCCGGTGCCGTCGGCGGCGGTTTCGCCGGCAACGCGGTCGGCAAGGGCGGCGGCAGCGAGAGCTACACCCTGCGCCTGAAGATGGGCACCGGTGGCTATACCAATGTCCAGGTAAAGGATGCCTCGGCGATTCGCGAAGGCGATATCGTGGTCGTGGACGAACAGGGCAACGTCAGCCGCGTGCAGTAA
- a CDS encoding cryptochrome/photolyase family protein, which produces MTTAIHWFRRDLRLADNPALAAAASAHERVVPLYIHAPDEEGEWKPGAASRWWLHHSLQALDVSLRRHHGALQVLHGGSLDALRAAIEATGATAVYANRLYEPAVLRRDKAVFRALEDDGIEVLTYNAALWCEPWEIATQQDEPYRVFTPFWRNLRPRIDAAPVEEPSPMKLAGLPRSAKVADLGLLPTLDWAKGFDEWTPGETGAREMLDLFADDAVGHYDEARDLPARHGTSRLSPHLHWGEISPRQIAAGLRERLSRRRNAADIEPYLRQLGWREFGHHLLYHFPKTPKENFNPRFDGFRWAKRDTHALRRWKRGLTGIPIVDAGMRELWATGWMHNRVRMLVASFLTKNLRQHWLLGERWFHDTLVDADLANNAMGWQWVAGSGADAAPYFRIFNPVTQSEKFDPDGDYIRRWVPELAKAPGRLVHAPWEDEAFLKRSGYPAPLVDLKESREAALTAYQGLRSAP; this is translated from the coding sequence ATGACGACAGCCATCCATTGGTTCCGCCGCGATCTTCGCCTCGCCGACAACCCCGCGCTGGCCGCTGCCGCATCCGCGCACGAGCGCGTCGTGCCGCTCTACATCCACGCGCCGGACGAGGAGGGCGAATGGAAGCCCGGCGCCGCGAGTCGCTGGTGGCTGCATCATTCGCTCCAGGCGCTCGACGTCTCGCTCCGGAGGCACCACGGCGCCTTGCAGGTGCTGCACGGCGGTAGCCTGGATGCGTTGCGCGCCGCCATCGAGGCGACGGGCGCCACGGCGGTCTACGCCAATCGTCTTTACGAACCCGCGGTGCTTCGACGCGACAAGGCGGTATTCCGTGCGCTCGAGGACGACGGCATCGAGGTGCTGACGTACAACGCGGCCCTCTGGTGCGAGCCCTGGGAGATCGCTACCCAACAGGACGAGCCCTACCGCGTGTTCACGCCGTTCTGGCGCAACCTGCGGCCGCGTATCGACGCGGCGCCGGTAGAGGAACCGTCACCCATGAAACTGGCCGGCCTGCCGCGCTCGGCGAAGGTGGCCGACCTCGGCCTCCTGCCCACCCTCGATTGGGCGAAGGGATTCGACGAATGGACCCCGGGCGAGACCGGCGCCCGCGAGATGCTCGACCTGTTCGCCGACGACGCCGTGGGGCACTACGACGAAGCCCGCGACCTTCCCGCGCGCCATGGCACTTCGCGCCTGTCGCCCCACCTGCACTGGGGCGAGATCTCGCCACGCCAGATCGCCGCGGGCCTGCGCGAGCGGCTGTCGCGGCGACGCAACGCCGCCGACATCGAGCCCTACCTGCGCCAGCTCGGCTGGCGCGAATTCGGCCACCACCTGCTTTACCACTTCCCGAAAACGCCGAAAGAGAACTTCAACCCGCGCTTCGACGGCTTTCGCTGGGCCAAGCGCGACACGCATGCGCTCCGCCGCTGGAAGCGTGGCCTCACCGGCATCCCGATCGTGGATGCGGGCATGCGCGAACTCTGGGCCACCGGCTGGATGCACAACCGGGTGCGCATGCTGGTGGCGAGCTTTCTCACGAAGAACCTGCGCCAGCACTGGCTGCTGGGCGAACGTTGGTTCCACGACACGTTGGTGGACGCCGACCTGGCCAACAACGCCATGGGCTGGCAATGGGTGGCGGGCAGCGGCGCGGATGCGGCGCCTTACTTCCGCATCTTCAATCCGGTGACCCAGTCGGAGAAGTTCGACCCGGATGGCGATTACATCCGTCGCTGGGTGCCCGAGCTGGCGAAGGCGCCGGGTCGCCTCGTCCACGCGCCTTGGGAAGACGAGGCATTCCTGAAGCGCTCCGGCTATCCGGCGCCGCTGGTGGACCTGAAGGAAAGCCGCGAAGCCGCGCTCACGGCGTACCAGGGCCTGCGTTCCGCTCCCTGA
- a CDS encoding cation:proton antiporter, whose product MHDSAGILLTLFVIFVAAQIGGEIAQRLRLPAVVGEIAAGCAIGPSALGWVAMPDIATGTPLDVLAEIGVILLLFSVGLETRLDDLKRVGMSAFLVGVLGVLVPFGLGALWAHGSGFDWIRSMFVAAAFVATSAGITARVLQELGVLQRKEARIILGAAVIDDILAMLLLGVVSSLQGGGAVDVGSLVGTLLGAVGFVAVIGWGGTRAMRLGSGWLDKPRHPMSPLAIVLALCLGLAFLSMKFHLAAIIGAFLAGMIASETSQRHQLEEQTAPLLAFLTPFFFVVTGAKVNLAELGSAEALAMLAVVTLIAVVSKLAGGFLGALSIGKRGATIVGFGMVPRGEVGVVIASLGLAAGVFDERIYAVIVAMSLLTAMITPPVLSLLLRERNAGPGTP is encoded by the coding sequence ATGCACGACTCCGCGGGCATCCTGCTCACCCTTTTCGTCATCTTCGTCGCCGCCCAGATCGGCGGGGAAATCGCGCAACGCCTGCGCCTGCCCGCCGTGGTGGGTGAAATCGCCGCCGGCTGCGCCATCGGTCCGTCCGCGCTCGGCTGGGTCGCGATGCCCGACATCGCCACCGGCACGCCCCTCGACGTGCTCGCCGAAATCGGCGTGATTTTGCTCCTTTTCTCAGTAGGACTCGAAACCCGGCTCGACGATCTCAAGCGCGTGGGCATGAGCGCTTTTCTCGTCGGCGTGCTCGGCGTACTCGTGCCGTTCGGCCTCGGCGCGCTCTGGGCGCACGGCTCGGGTTTCGACTGGATCCGCTCGATGTTCGTCGCGGCGGCCTTCGTCGCCACCTCGGCCGGCATCACCGCGCGCGTGCTGCAGGAACTGGGCGTGCTGCAGCGGAAGGAGGCCCGGATCATCCTCGGCGCGGCCGTCATCGACGACATCCTCGCCATGCTGCTGCTCGGCGTGGTGTCGTCGCTGCAGGGCGGCGGTGCGGTGGACGTCGGCAGTCTCGTGGGCACCCTGCTGGGCGCGGTCGGCTTCGTGGCCGTGATCGGCTGGGGCGGCACGCGCGCGATGCGCCTCGGCTCGGGATGGCTGGACAAACCGAGGCACCCCATGTCGCCGCTGGCGATCGTGCTGGCGCTGTGCCTGGGCCTGGCCTTCCTCTCCATGAAGTTTCATCTCGCCGCCATCATCGGCGCCTTCCTCGCCGGCATGATCGCCTCGGAAACGAGCCAACGGCACCAGCTCGAGGAACAGACCGCGCCGCTGCTCGCCTTTCTTACGCCGTTCTTCTTCGTGGTGACCGGCGCCAAGGTGAACCTCGCCGAGCTGGGCAGCGCGGAGGCGCTGGCGATGCTCGCGGTGGTCACCCTCATCGCCGTGGTGTCGAAACTGGCCGGCGGCTTCCTCGGCGCGCTGTCGATCGGCAAGCGTGGCGCCACCATCGTTGGCTTCGGCATGGTGCCGCGCGGCGAGGTGGGCGTGGTGATCGCCAGCCTGGGTCTTGCCGCCGGGGTGTTCGACGAACGGATCTACGCGGTGATCGTGGCGATGTCGCTGCTCACCGCCATGATCACGCCGCCCGTGCTGTCGCTGCTGCTCAGGGAGCGGAACGCAGGCCCTGGTACGCCGTGA